A genomic window from Camelina sativa cultivar DH55 chromosome 2, Cs, whole genome shotgun sequence includes:
- the LOC104718822 gene encoding probable S-adenosylmethionine carrier 2, chloroplastic produces MASSTKGSVKKGQPSIKHSWNLAEAKRKLSKISDHHHPHVEYEYAFQRENIKRGETKLSQILSRDSLISAVDLMWDRSGFVSGELISSLKERNLDDVNRDEVSEFKVLRGSTQLPSDQKAVSQSPSSTQHRVKFLRVAEKMCISNPSSESFFSRFSQSNGAKCISGSCREYSFPFDARWETEKLYSCKEVVPTCTRYQRGAADRIPNVVSREAECASRNASSCDSVIVTTAAEGRSTLTEPRIPLIRASVAESLVDTTTSRSNDVNYLFLLYKDRCANNKGVNIISSTCSTDSDTEVSSSGNNSDEDSLSIVENKHLLERYEKNQETGVCSSSAETPTYAFAKQRHAFAGALAGISVSLCLHPLDTVKTMIQSCRLEEKSLCYTGRSIISERGVSGLYRGIASNIASSAPISALYTFTYESVKGALLPLFPKEYCSLTHCVAGGSASIATSFIFTPSERIKQQMQVSSHYRNCWTALVGIIQKGGLLSLYAGWTAVLCRNIPHSIIKFYVYENMKQMVLPSLGPLGQSAQPTTLQTLICGGLAGSAAAFFTTPFDVVKTRLQTQIPGSRNQHPSVYQTLQSIRKQEGLRGLYRGLIPRLVMYMSQGAIFFASYEFYKSVLSLEAAQPNSSALSGTKTKNKDSSPPTKPSRLQHM; encoded by the exons atGGCTTCTTCTACGAAAGGCTCTGTTAAGAAGGGTCAACCTTCGATTAAGCATAGTTGGAACTTAGCTGAGGCTAAGAGGAAGTTGTCAAAGATTagtgatcatcatcatccacatgTAGAGTATGAATATGCTTTCCAGAGGGAGAACATCAAAAGAGGAGAGACCAagttgagtcaaattttgagtaGGGATTCGTTGATATCTGCTGTTGACTTGATGTGGGATCGTTCGGGTTTTGTTTCTGGTGAGTTGATTAGCTCATTAAAGGAAAGAAATTTAGATGATGTAAATAGAGATGAAGTTAGTGAGTTCAAAGTTTTGAGGGGTAGTACACAGTTGCCTTCTGATCAGAAGGCTGTATCTCAGTCGCCATCGAGTACACAGCACAGGGTTAAGTTTTTGAGAGTGGCTGAGAAGATGTGTATTTCTAATCCATCTAGCGAATCTTTCTTTAGTCGGTTTAGTCAGAGTAATGGAGCCAAGTGTATCAGTGGTTCTTGCAGAGAGTATAGTTTTCCTTTTGATGCTAGATGGGAGACTGAAAAATTGTATAGCTGTAAGGAAGTAGTTCCCACTTGTACTAGGTATCAAAGAGGAGCGGCTGACCGTATTCCCAATGTAGTCAGCCGTGAAGCAGAATGCGCATCAAGAAATGCCAGTAGTTGTGATTCTGTCATTGTTACCACTGCTGCAGAGGGCCGCTCAACTCTTACTGAACCAAGGATTCCTCTAATAAGAGCTAGCGTCGCAGAATCATTGGTAGACACCACAACATCCAGATCTAATGATGTGAACTATCTCTTCTTGCTTTACAAAGATAGGTGTGCCAACAACAAAGGAGTGAACATAATAAGTTCAACATGTAGCACGGACAGCGATACTGAGGTTTCTTCTTCAGGGAATAACTCAGACGAGGACAGCTTATCTATCGTTGAAAACAAACATTTGCTTGAGAGATATGAAAAAAACCAAGAGACTGGAGTTTGTTCGTCCTCTGCAGAAACGCCTACTTACGCTTTTGCTAAACAGCGGCATGCTTTTGCTGGTGCGTTGGCAGGCATAAGTGTCAGTCTTTGTCTTCATCCACTTGATACAGTTAAGACAATGATTCAGTCTTGCCGTTTGGAGGAGAAGTCTCTATGCTATACTGGGAGATCAATTATATCAGAAAGAG GTGTTTCTGGACTTTACCGGGGGATTGCTAGCAACATTGCCTCATCAGCTCCTATCTCTGCCCTCTATACCTTCACTTATGAATCAGTTAAAGgagctcttcttcctctttttcctaAG GAATATTGCTCCCTTACCCACTGCGTAGCTGGTGGTTCTGCAAGCATTGCAACTTCTTTTATCTTCACGCCAAGTGAGCGTATAAAACAGCAGATGCAAGTCAGTTCACATTATCGCAATTGCTG GACCGCATTGGTTGGAATCATCCAAAAGGGTGGTCTGCTTTCTTTATATGCGGGATGGACTGCAGTGCTATGTAGAAATATCCCACACTCAATCATTAAG TTCTATGTTTATGAAAACATGAAGCAAATGGTATTGCCATCTCTAGGTCCTCTTGGTCAATCGGCTCAACCCACGACATTACAAACG CTCATATGTGGAGGCTTAGCGGGATCTGCTGCTGCTTTCTTTACAACTCCATTTGATGTAGTAAAAACAAGATTACAAACTCAG ATTCCCGGATCTAGGAACCAGCATCCTAGTGTCTATCAAACTCTTCAATCAATACGCAAACAAGAAGGTCTGAGAGGGCTATACAG AGGATTGATCCCCAGACTAGTGATGTACATGTCCCAAGGAGCTATATTCTTTGCTTCATATGAATTTTACAAGAGTGTACTCTCTCTAGAAGCGGCACAGCCCAATTCGTCAGCTCTCTCTGgcacaaaaacaaagaacaaggaCAGTTCACCCCCAACGAAACCATCAAGATTGCAACATATGTAA